The genomic region GGATGCATTCTATGTGAGAAATtaatttggaatatttcttaGCTTGACATTCAAATACCATGTTGTGTTTCTTAGCTTGACATTCAAATACCATGTTGTGTTTGTGATTAAGGCAAAGAAGACTCCAAATGAGAAGACGAGAAAGCTGCTGGACATTCTTGCTCAACGTGGACCAAAGGCTTTCCGTAGGTTTTGTGAGGCTTTGATGAACACTCAACAAGACCATATAGTGGAAATATTGGACCCAGAGTTCTATAGGAACAGTGTACGCACGGCTAAGCCTGTGTCTTCAGATGCCACCTCAGCTGGTGGTGACACCAGTCTTGCGAGGCCCAAAGATGAGCACCCTAAATCTTCTATTCCCCAGCCAGTTTCTGTTCCTATAGTTCCAGGAAAACAGAAGGATGAACGTGATAAACATATACCAAATGAATTTACCTCAAAGGGGCCTGATACCAAAAACGAAAAACCTAAAAAGGACGATTTACCAACTGCGTCCCCTTCAAAAACTAAACCAGTACAGCCGATACCAAGCGAAGTTACTTCTGAAACTGTTGCAAGAAAGAACAAAAATTCAAACAGGCCAATGTCTTCTTCTTCAGAACCTTCCAGTCTGCCAAATCCCAATATTTTCCCAGGTAACCTTCCAGTCTGCAAAATCCCAATATTTCCCCAGGTAAAATTCCAGTCTGCCATAACCCAATATTTCCTCAGGTAACCTTCCAGTCTGCCAAATCCCAATATTTCCCCAGGTAACCTTCCAGCCTGCCAAATCCCAATATTTCCTCAGGTAAACTTCCAGTCTGCCAAATTCCAATATTTCCTCAGGTAATCTTCCAGTCTGCCAAATCACAATATTTCCTCAGGTAAACTTCCAGTCTGCCAAATCCCAATATTTCCTCAGGTAAACTTCCAGTCTGCCAAATCCCAATATTTCCCCAGGTAAACTTCCAGTCTGCCAAATCCCAATATTTCATCAGGTAACTTTTCAGTCTGCCAAATCCCAATATTTCCCCAGATAAACTTCCAGTCTGCCAAATCAGGTAACCTTCCAGTCTGCCAAATCCCAATATTTCCTCAGGTAAACTTCCAGTCTGCCAAATCCCAATATTTCCCCAGGTAACCTTCCAGTCTGCCAAATCCCAATATTTCCTTAGGTAACCTTCCAGTCTGCCAAATCCCAATATTTCCTCAGGTAAACTTCCAGTCTGTCAAATCCCAATATTTCCTCAGGTAACCTTCCAGTCTGCCATATCCCAATATGTCCTCAGGTAACCTTCCAGTCTGCCAAATCACAATATTTCCTCAGGTAACCTACCAGTCTGCCATATCCCAATATTTCCTCAGGTAACCTTTCAGTCTGCCAAATCCCAATATTTCCTCAGGTAACCTTCCAGTCTGCCAAATCCCAATATTTCCTCAGGTAGTTTTCCCACAAAGTTTAGTTATGACGAGACAAATCAATTCTTTCACAGGGAAAGTCAGCACTAAGGGTCTTAGCTAGCCCTATATTCAGATGGATtcagaatattcatattattagTACTgacttaagtacatgtatatacaattttaggcaatgtcatggtttatttagcaaggatttcaattgaagcagccTTCTTTCTCACTTTTGACTGCTTGTTATTTTGATGCAAATATTACCAGAAAGCTAAATCAACACTATATTTCATTCAATACAAAACTTAGAAACATTGTGCAGAGAATTAAGCTAGTATgcacacaaaataaatatgtgcTTCAGTATTTTTACCTGTGAAAATTTCATCTAACCCCTACATTTTTGAAGTAAAAGTGTTTATTTAGAACAAAACAAGTAATCCATATCAAGAGTTGAGGGTTAAACTATTGTAAATGAAATTCAAAACCTCAACCAGGTACAACAGTCTTGTGTTCAAACCTTGTTTTAGAAATAAAGTCAAGTTTAATGTATAAACATTGTCTTAAAAATGTTTGACAACAtcatgttaaaattatttaataaataataaattactgaaacgggaggcggaaaactacaacgggcgaggcatggtcaggggtgataaccccaaaaaagggttagggaaagggttaggattaggggtcgggttagggttagggttgggtttaggctaacccaaaccctaacccgacccctaacactaacccaaaccctaaccctaaccctctacccccccttgcgcaataccataccatgcctcgcccgttgtagttttccgcctccctactGAAACAGCTGCAAGTGGTGACAATAAACTGACCTAGACTGGTATGAATGGTAATGAAAAAGTTTTTACAATTATATACAGCATTAGTCGTACAATGTTGTATGCAAACACAATCGTTTCAGGACAGGCAGAAGGGGAGCTGCCAGAAACAGCTAAAGGTGAAGTATATCATATTAATATCATAGTTGGGGGTATAGTAAATAGTGCATCCAAGGACAGTGAGGGCAACTTCTGATGATTTGATAATTGGGCACGTGATCTGAGATACATTTCCAGATGAACCCaaaatttatgcaaattaatttataaatattcttgACCATACTACTTTTTCATCAACGAGTAATATGATCATTGTATTGTTATTGCATTCCGCGAATTTTAACTTTAACAATCGTCATTTGTCAATAGTGAAATgctgttatttttttgtttcagcAAATGTTAATGCTTTGCCTTTTGAAGTAGTTGAAACTTGATTCTTGTGCCAGCAAATAAAAGTCTGTTGAGGCCCTTGTTGAGTAAATTGTTAGCTAATTTGCGTGGTAAATGTAGAACATGCATCTGTTACCTCTCTCTTGCAGACTGGCCAAAGGAACTGAACTTGAGATCCAATACAGAGTTTAAAGTTAAAAAACTTACTGGGAACATTGAAGATTTGGATGTAAGTTTCTTTATGCATCTTTATATTGTTAGCTAGCTCAGTTGGTCAAGCACTGGATCACAAATGCTTGTTTTTAGTATTGCCGGTTGGATACCCAGCCCTTCTACATTATTTGTGGGGGCATTGGTCATGATACTTATTCAACAGCCTTTATATCCCTACTTCTGAATTAAAGGGACATAATTGAACAAAAATGTTTCGGATTTGcacattttcattgtagttatgatatatatgatgaaacaaaaatactgaacatttaccaatttctaaaatatccattgaatgcatcttttgacaatttaaaaatctgaaaattataaagcgttacaaacctgaacgattgaataatttgtagagttctgatgtagtcattatttattttgtgacactatggGATTGCTTTTATGAAGTATTAAATACAccacttattgtatgagcacggatggctgagtggtttaTGAAGTATTAAATACAccacttattgtatgagcacggttgGCTGAGTGGTTTATGAAGTATTAAATACAccacttattgtatgagcacggatggctgagtggtttaTGAAGTATTAAATACAccacttattgtatgagcacggatggctgagtggtttaaGTGCTacacttttactccaagggtcagtggttcgagcccagtcgaGGATTACACTTTTTTcttcgtttttattattgttttttactggatctATTTAGTTCcaaattttacttttattaagccaaagcatttaataacaaactttaaCACAacttaaaatctgtgaaaaggtgcCTCCCTTCAAGAGTTGTGGGAGTCAGTTGTTAAAATGTGTATGTGCACTTACCTTAAGTTAACCAGGTGTATTTAGGTTCACTGTCTACTGTTATGAGACTTGTTTAACACGACAAACCATCCAAATaaatttatgaattaataaacaaaaatctaAGACCAGAAgcttttatataatatgtttgtttttgtttctatgCATTGTGATTCACAACAATCTTACAATGTAAATGCAAGATTTGCTTAACTCATTATGGGTAGTGTCTTAGTAGCCCCTTGTCTTTGAACATCAAATAGTAAGTAGCACTCTGTACATATTTGGGGATATATTACTAAAAGCCCTATATACTTGTCTGTTATTACATATGTAAGATCTGACTCCAGATGACATTTAATTTCTTTATATCAAATTGTGGAATTTTGTTAGAAAAAATAGCTTTACTAAAAAAATTCATGGATGAGTTAAATAGAATAGTATAAGGAGTAGTGTCAGGTCTTGTTATCGCTCTGGTATCTTGTTTTAGGAGGTATAAAGTCATTGTCCTGTTCGGCTGTCCTTCTGTTTGTGAAAAGTTTTGTAgattttacaattttgtttatcACAGATATTTATAAATTGAAGTGATGATTTTTGACGTTGCAAgtataaatttatcaaaatagaaCCATGAGATTGGTAAGGCAAAGAAAAGGAAGCTGATGTTGTAAATAGAAGATATTGGGGTCATATCAAGGGCACATAACTGAGAAATAATGGATCAAACTGCATGAAAGCACATCTACACTTTGTTATTTTGACATATTTCAAGTTACTTGCTTGAGAAATGTAGAAGAAGTACCACtcacatagagaataacaggttactgcctgatctttttgtaatatatcaggcaaggcttagaataataacACGGAAAGGCTTGCCAAGCTGTTATTTTATTCCTgctgagcctgatatattacaaaaagatcaggcattaacctgtttttatgcccccggtagggtggcacatagcagttgaaatgtccttcagtccgtctgtcagtctgtgcgtccgaaaactttgacattgaccattacttttgcaatattgaagatagcaactttatatttggcatgcatgtgtatctcatggagctgcacattttgagtggtgaaaggtctaggtcaaggtcatccttcaaggtcaaaggtcaaaatgtgtttctgacaaacataactgttgttctgtttatcatacctctacgatcccgatttaaaagaaataatgaaaaaatcactaaaaagctacagttttagcgggaaagaatatgacttttgtagTTTGACGTGTTaacaatgacgtcatgagcattcggtcttaatatttgtaaaaaaatgttttttgctgtttttgttgcattttgtgttaaaaacatattaggtcttggtatcaaattgtttgttttgttgaatctgatttgattttctaaaaatgattactttatagttgattccaagtaatatgaccatcctccacacatgactgatataagaacttcctgttgaccatgatataaaaaaatatatcaggcaatgttatatcaggcagatatcaatgggGTGGTATGATATATCATGTTATATGGCAACCATTACCATGGATACATTCAAAGGCACAAAACTCAGGATTAAGTCCATCACTGCAAATGAACATTGTGTCTTGAACATCTACACCTCATGGTTGACACATTGAAAGTTTCAATTGCATTGCCTGAGAATTAAGGAAGTGGTCAGTTTCACAAAATAAGTACAGTTTTGCTCCTGCAATTAAACTTGCATGGTTTTCCATCACTAGCATTAAGGCATGCGGGACTATAAGGCATCTTTGTAAAAAACTCCTAGTCAAGAAGTAAGGAGTGCCTTACTAGTGTTTGTGCCTCACTGTGATTGCGatatgtatttgaatacatgtacagCACCTTCCTTCTTGATATCCTCATGGTATTGATATTAATGATTTGTGGTTATATCAATTACTTCTAAAACTTGCATGTACTTTTGTCTGAGGTCACTTATTGCCTTTTTTTTGCTGCAGAAATATTCCCTGGAGGGTAAGAGGACATGCATTGTTGTGGCCAATCAGCATTACACTGAGCGCTACAAGACCAGGTTGGTGGACATCGACAGGCTGAGAATCAAGAATGTCCTCAAGGAACTCAACTTCAATGACATCACAATCCATACCAACAAGTCTAGTCAAGTAAGAGTGTGGTAAACATCACAATCCATACCAACAAGTCTAGTCAAGTAAGAGTGATGTAAACATCACAATCCATACCAACAAGTCTAGTCAAGTTAGAGTGGCATAAACATCTTAATCCATACAAGCAAGTCTAGTCAAATAAAAGTGGGGAAAAAATCACAGTCCACACCAGAAAGTCTAGTCAAGTAAGAGAGGGGTAAACATCACAATCCATACCAGCAAGTCAAGTAAGATTGGgattaacataacaatacataCCAAAAAGTCTAGTCAGATAAGAGTGGGGTAAACATCACAATCCATACAAACAAGTCTAGTCAAGTAAGAGTGGGATAAACATCACAATCCATACCAACAAGTCTAGTCAAGTAAGAGTGGGGTAAACATGACAATCCACACGAACAAGTCTAGTAAAGTAAGAATGGGGTAAACATCACAATCCATACCAACAAGTCTAGTCAAGTAAGAGTGGAGTATACATCACAATCCATACCAACAAGTCAAGTAAGAGTGTGGTAAACATCACAATCCATACCAACAAGTCTAGTCAAGTAAGAGTGGGGTAAACATCACAATCCATACCAACAAGTTTAGTAAAGTAAGAGTGGGATAATCATCACAATCCACACCAACAAGTCTAGTCAAGTAAGAGAGGGGTAAACATCACAATCCACACCAACAAGTCTAGTCAAGTAAGAATGGGGCAAGCATCACAATCCATACCAACATGTCTAGTCAAGTAAGAGTGGGGTAAACAAGTCCATATTTGACTTATTAAATGTGTTGTCAATAAAAAATCCAATAATTTATACTAGTATGccttcatatatattttatcttaaaacaCAGTTTTAGAAATAAGGAATACAATTGGTTTTGTCTCATGGAGTGATCAGGACACATCAAGTAAAATACGGTATATTTGTTATCTTACTCTGACATCATGAACCTGCTAGGGGAGCTTTCTTTGTATTTGACAAAGGTCTTGGTTACCAGTAATCTTGATTGCATTAAAGTGGAGGCTTATTGAAACGTTATAGAATTTGTTTCCTGGAAAAagccagtactttgtgtctttgagGTTGATCTTAAAAAATCCTGCCACATTCTGTATCAAATCCTCGACCTCCCAGTCACTAAGTGCACACTGTAttttgattttgctgttgtttgtGTGCAGCAACTGCTGAGTTGCCTGGAGGAAGAGCGCCAGAAGATCTCCAAGGAAACTTCTGTGTTgatgttgatagtgacctcataCGGGGCCAATGGTCAGATCTTCTGTGTGGACGGGGACAAGGTCTCTCTGCAGCAGATAGTCGACATCTTCTCTGTGGAAAACTGTCCGCTACTCAAGGGCAAACCCAAGGTTGTGTTGATTCACGCAGGCGGATTCCTATTAGAAGGTATTATTTCCTGGTTGTGAGTACAGCTTTCTcatgttataattactttataGTTTATTGTTCAATAATAACTACAAGCTTCTCTTGTTTTCCACTCACCCTTATATTGGCATCATCAACTCTAGTTATGGCCACATTTTTAGCAATTTTGTTTAACTTGTGTCTTGTACTTATAAAGTATTAGTGCTAGATATCTTTACATACCTGTACATATTAACAAGCATTTAAAGTTGCCCATGCCCAAATTTGGTTTGGAGGTTTTCTACAACACGGGAGTAAAGTTCCCTTTTGAGCGAAAATTCAATTTTTAACTTGAAGAGTTTGGCACATTACTCAAAAAGGTGTTTCTCCTAGAGGgctgaaactcaaacattttaACCAGTGTGTGAAATTGCCCACCTCTATATTTTGGTTCAGTTTTTTCGACATCAGTGGAGTTTGCAGACAAAAGCAGAATGTAGTGGCATCCATGTCCTACAGACACATTTcttgattttgtataaatgtatgaTACGAGCAGCAGTTTCATTACCCATATTGTGGTTTTATTGCATGCTGTTGTCTATTCAGTTTCATTACCCATATTGTGATTTTATTGCATGCTGTTGTCTATTCAGTTTCAATACCCATATTGTGATTTTATTGCATGCTGTTGTCTATTTTGGGGGGATTGTATCTATTAACAGTATATGTTTGTTGGAAGATTGG from Dreissena polymorpha isolate Duluth1 chromosome 5, UMN_Dpol_1.0, whole genome shotgun sequence harbors:
- the LOC127881434 gene encoding uncharacterized protein LOC127881434, coding for MEQKHRDIIRQNRTRLVNDITDLASILDDLMTDKIITDSMSQDILAKKTPNEKTRKLLDILAQRGPKAFRRFCEALMNTQQDHIVEILDPEFYRNSVRTAKPVSSDATSAGGDTSLARPKDEHPKSSIPQPVSVPIVPGKQKDERDKHIPNEFTSKGPDTKNEKPKKDDLPTASPSKTKPVQPIPSEVTSETVARKNKNSNRPMSSSSEPSSLPNPNIFPGQAEGELPETAKDWPKELNLRSNTEFKVKKLTGNIEDLDKYSLEGKRTCIVVANQHYTERYKTRLVDIDRLRIKNVLKELNFNDITIHTNKSSQQLLSCLEEERQKISKETSVLMLIVTSYGANGQIFCVDGDKVSLQQIVDIFSVENCPLLKGKPKVVLIHAGGFLLEDGSSPSDTHCNEIRRSLSHLSLGTPTSKSKGFFSETVSDCRPQTLLDDSQTVPTAPTPESKIVLSPSGILDETLNVYDNSDFLVAIATGPDEDHPHYCSLFLLATLYVLCRYSHQHHFLDMLNKVNRLKKDASGQLVEICKCKSSLTKNLYLQP